The following proteins are co-located in the Silene latifolia isolate original U9 population chromosome 1, ASM4854445v1, whole genome shotgun sequence genome:
- the LOC141655055 gene encoding protein FAR1-RELATED SEQUENCE 5-like → MDEDLLKQNGVQPDRQELCREVEKRFTPYIGQEFEGVEDAVSFYKIYAIACGFEVRRYTTKKWRGGEIKSKLVVCNREGFAHKTPSKDRDDGLVGEKSQRIFRVTRVGCKARIRLYMKNGLLLIDRFHEGHNHDLISLKDREFQKLSRNITDYHKMIIVSNSRLKIGATKTYRICKEQVNGYENIGASLNDFKNFHRDVKCFIHERDGQLFVDHFKEMTETRIGFYFDYDLDDDGSLRRAIWADGTARDNYKIFGDAVSFDPTYSTNKYSMVFTPFTGVDHHKRSVTFCGALIAREDYESFNWVFSRFLQAMGGKEPEYIITDQDSGIIKSVPLVFKIARHRFCMWHIMNKMPSKFGVSMSDYNEFMCKINDIIWDDELEAAEFDGIWEQIIEDHGVGRLEDDVDYEDDSKIRERK, encoded by the exons ATGGATGAAG ACTTGCTAAAACAGAATGGAGTTCAACCTGACAGGCAGGAGCTGTGTAGGGAGGTCGAGAAGAGGTTTACACCGTACATCGGCCAGGAGTTTGAGGGGGTTGAGGACGCGGTGAGTTTTTATAAGATATACGccattgcttgtgggtttgaagtACGTAGGTACACAACAAAAAAATGGCGTGGCGGTGAGATCAAGTCAAAGCTCGTCGTCTGCAATCGAGAAGGTTTCGCTCACAAGACGCCCAGTAAAGATCGGGATGACGGACTGGTTGGGGAGAAGTCACAGAGGATATTCAGGGTCACTAGAGTGGGGTGTAAAGCGAGGATACGACTATATATGAAGAATGGTCTTTTATTAATTGACCGGTTCCACGAGGGTCACAATCACGATCTTATCTCACTTAAGGACAGAGAGTTCCAGAAATTGTCGCGTAACATAACAGATTATCACAAGATGATAATCGTTTCGAACTCAAGG ctgaagataggagcaacAAAGACATACAGAATCTGCAAAGAACAAGTGAATGGATACGAAAATATTGGAGCAagcttaaatgattttaagaacttccataggGATGTTAAATGTTTCATTCACGAACGGGATGGTCAGTTGTTTGTTGACCATTTCAAGGAAATGACTGAAACAAGAATAGGTTTCTACTTTGACTATGACCTTGACGATGATGGCAGCCTACGTAGGGCCATATGGGCGGACGGTACTGCCCGAGATAATTACAAAATTTTTGGTGATGCGGTGTCATTCGACCCAACATACTCCACCAATAAGTATTCTATGGTATTCACACCATTTACAGGTGTTGACCACCATAAACGATCTGTGACGTTCTGTGGGGCTCTAATTGCAAGGGAAGATTATGAGTCGTTTAATTGGGTTTTCAGCCGGTTTTTACAAGCAATGGGGGGTAAGGAACCCGAGTACATAATTACAGATCAGGACTCAGGTATTATCAAATCTGTCCCTCTTGTTTTCAAGATAGCGCGCCATCGGTTctgtatgtggcatataatgaacaaaatgCCCAGTAAGTTTGGCGTCTCCATGAGTGATTATAATGAGTTCATGTGTAAAATTAatgacattatatgggacgatgaGCTTGAGGCAGCAGAATTTGATGGTATCTGGGAGCAAATAATTGAAGATCATGGTGTTGGC aGACTTGAGGATGACGTCGATTATGAGGACGactcaaagatcagagagcgaaaatag